In the genome of Populus nigra chromosome 19, ddPopNigr1.1, whole genome shotgun sequence, the window AGAACTGGCAATAGGTTTCAGGGAAACCCTTCAATTTTTTCCCATTTTGTTATCTAAAACGAAGTTGGAAGGTTGAAGAAGCTTCTCCGGGCCGTGTTAAGGAAAAGCCAGTGCAGGTTCTCACCCGTTCAACATTTCTGATTAGGatcattttttgcttttattactCTTCAACTGATTACGTTGGAGAAGGCTATACATGGTTTCATTTTGCCATGAAACCATGAGCTCTGTATCCCTTCAATAGTCtcataatttttcttaactAGCATGTTTTGACACGGTGGATAAAGAGGGGAGTTGGAAGGACTTTTTCTCAAGATCTCTCGCATGTAATTTGGATGGTGTTTAATTTTACAAAGTAGAGTGATGGAGGGCGTTACCTTTCCTTTGAAAATGCAAAACTGAATTATAGTTATTATTTCCgttcctttattattttgattcctACAAATTGTTGGTGTCTTCGTAGGATTCATCGTACATGTACGCCTTTTCATCTCTCCCGCCATTTCTCTGGCGCACGAGCTTGAACTTTTTGTGGGATTTAAGAAAGAATTGCAATTCATGAGTGTGGTGGAACCTGCTATTGGATGTTGATTGGTTGAATGGATATGTTTTTGGATTCTTTCAATCTTTTATCGAGATAGTGGGAGGTGGGTGATCATCATATGATACAGATCAAACTTTCgtttgagagagagaggatggtATCATGTACCTGCTTCGATGCCAGCCACTCACCCCATAAAGGTTGGTGGGTAGGTCTTTAATGGAGTTGGCTGAGAAATGGATGCGTTTTTACTTTGTTTCAGTGACAGCGATGTTGTGGGGTATGTGGCAGGAGTTCAAGGGCTTTCTTTTTTGTGGTCGGCTAAAAACATGGAGGTTGCGTAGTTTTTAAGTGGGGTTTGGTCCAAAGGATCATCATACTCAGAATGCGATGTGGCTTTACATCTCTTTTCTTGTGCCATAATAACGGAACGAGGgcgccttttttcttcttctaatgcATCCTTGCATCGCTCGCTAAGCATCCTTAGTTTTGGGGCTgcttttcatgttttgtttttggatttttttaaacttttaaaagcaacacattaaaattatattaaaaaataaattaatttaattctttcatcgaagtaaatatatttttgaaaaaaaaaaatctactcgAAAATATCCTTTATCGTTTGATTATTGGAGGTGACAGGAAATTAAGTTCCAAAtggataattatattttactcgTGGTTTTATCGTTGATTACTTCCCCGTTGTTCTCAGGCATGCATAAGAACactggaaaaggaaaaagaagcaaGATATTTCATAAAGCTTAAGGTAAAATTATGGtggcatatttatttttaggtggCTTCTGGTACGAGGTTAAAGGTGATTTGTTACCGAAGCAATTTTCGGATGTAAAATTTAACCACCCACCAAACACCCCCTTGGAGTAATGCTATGTGAACACGTGGCTATTACCTTTTTTCCCACCATGAAGAGTCGATTATTTAAATTCACGGGATCTGCACTTCACTCTTTCGTTAACacataaatttatatgaatttttttttatatatgaattttttttatttcatatagaAATAACTGGGTTACTGACTTTAGGTTCCtgaacttttttctttaaaaatgtttcataagaaaaagaaaaaagaaaattaacggAGTCCCTTGTAGTTTAAGTCAATTAATAATGTTAGTCCCTTTGTCActaacaatgttattttattgttaaatttaagatattatttagaatatgtcttatattttaaaaatgtaaaataaatttaaatttaatgaattaaaaaagccaaaataaataaataaatacgtAAAAAAACCCGGAAACTTAAGTCTCACCAATGATTCCACCCCCCCGGGGGCATAATTAACCATTTTCAtattatagcaattaaaaagaaaattaaactattaaaaGCATAAACTAATGATACAatcatttcatattaaaaaaataaaataaaaataaaaaccaaccaaaccaaaaccattttttttttaaaatcataccTAGATTTTCTCGTTGTTTTTTCTCATCAAAACCTAGggatcataaataaaaaatctaaattcttgtatatttggttaataaaaacaattttagatCTGAAAACTTTAAATcagattttataataatttaatatttaaaaataatttttgatgttAGATTTGTGTTTATAAAGATAAAGGgttatttaaaagtgtattcAAGTGGAAAATGATGTGAGTAGGGGGAATTTTATTCTTCCTGCCGGGCTTCCTTGGAAACCGACGAAccgaggttgaagatgatgttGGATGGCCCATCACTTGTATCTGTTAATTGGATGGGCCTGGAGTATAGCCCAAATTTACCTGGGCTCAACTCCAGGCtcggtttgttttcttttgtttttatagcaaacgattgttttttgaaaattgctttatatattttttctctaccgaattaattgatcttttatataatataaaatataagattttatttCTCCTACCAATCTATATTTTTAtgcataaaattcaaattattgtgatttttgtgTAGAAAAAGATGTTGatatcaagaacataaaatatgcataatatagtgaaaaagaaaaaaaaaatgatcccgTCGTCTTATTTTCTAAGTTTTAGATACGAAGGCAAGAAGATTTAagaatgaatatatatttttttattgggatcATAACcattgatgaaaagaaaaaacaacgtCCCAAATACAAAAGACACAACAATAACAtgcaaggataaaataaatattttatttcatctcgTTCTTGGAGCTAAAAAAGATacaaagattgattttttttttgtatgatctATCATACCAGACATGAATTAGTCTCTCCTTTAACATCTCATATTATCATGAATCGTTACTACTTCATCATCCCTTTAATCTTGTATATCATTCCAAATCCATCCatatatgtttttcaataaGTAGTGAGCCATGGCCCTAATCCAGCGAGGGCGGTCCTTACACGAACGATACAAACATGTGACGGGATGAATCGCAGGGAGGAGCCATATGCCATACATATCTAGTAGTCTAAGAAGAAAAAGGTGTACAAGGACAAAACTATGCCGCTATTACACACATGTTCCCGAGGTTTACATGTCCTAGGTCAACAATCGCCCTCTGAGAAAGCGCCAAGGTCCAGTTCCAGTTCCCATCCTGCAACGTTAGTGGGAATTCCATGTCAATCAACTTGGAGCTTCAAATAATCGAGCAACTACCATGATAAAGACTTCTTTAACGTtctttctttgatattttttattttttccaagtaTCATAAAGCATTAGAGTCGAGCAGGTTTTGCAGGTTTGGGTCTAAGAAATTATCTGGTGGACTGCCGACAACCAGTAAAACAGTTTGCGTCCATATAAACCTAGTCCTTGTAAGGATTTGTCATGGCAATGAAGCATAAGAAGTGGAATATCACATGCTATTGACAAGGGAAATTGCCTGAAGATAAGAAAAGAACAAGGAGTATTACCTCCATACACCAGCAAATGTGCGTAGCCCCATAAAGATGGTTAAAGCAACCCAAATCCCAACAAATCCACCAGTTTTAGAGAGAACAAAGATGGCTGGAATGCTTGCCATGGCCACCAGAACCTGAAGAGCAAAGAAATTAAACAAGTGAATTTCATTTAGAGTAGGATTTATAAAGATTGAACTCACAAATGAACAATGGCCAACAAACTTACCATGGAATACGAAGAGTAAGCAAAATCAGATGCTCCGAAGTTTACACCATCAAAGACAAAAGCTATCGAGTTGATGGGTTGTGTAGCAGCAACAAACTGAGGGGTCGAAAAAGCAAAAGTCAGTCTAATTAAGCTGAAAAAGGAAATAGAAAGAACATTTTAGTTATGGATTTGTAGATGGGAATTACCGGGATGCCGATGGCTATAATATGAAGAACATCAggatcttttgaaaaaattacatcACCGAAGTGCAGACCAAGTCCAACAAACACAGCTAGCCCAAGACCAAGAATAAAACTCATCTGTACAACAAAACCAGTCAGAATTTAAGTCTGCGGTTGGTTtagaggaaaaggaaaaccaAAACACGGAGGATGTATCGATACACATGTTATTGACGTACCTGTAACACCCGGGTCGCAGCAGTTGTTGCCTTCTGGTAGTCCTTTTCAGCAAATGCACAAGCAATAATTGCCTataaaagttgaagaaaaacaCATACTAATGAGTAGCCTGAATGAAAATTTGGAAATTAAACAGTGGATACTTTCCGAAAGCAGACTACGAGAAGGAAGGTTGAGCAATTTTAAAGGGTTAAAAAATGTGACATGTTTCGAATTCAGTTGCTTATTCTACTTCATATTTGGACCGGTAAAGTATGATTGCAGCTCCAGGAAATGCAACAACTGGACACTAATAATCAATAAAGCATGTATGTTTCTTTACCTGTCCGGCAACTGCCAAGCCATCAGCAAGAAGGGAGGATGTCAACCAAACTTGTAAGCAAATTTGGAATGCAGCCATAGTTGTTGAACCCAATCGAGCAGCCTTTGATGCTGCCAAGGTCACGCAGATTGTTGCTGCTACAACTCGAGCTAAAAGCAGAAAGCCTGCCTCCCAGCACAGAAATGAAGTAAGTAAAATGCATTGATCGCGTGTAAGGAACTCTTGCATCGAAgtagaaaatcaattataatttaactACAACCAATTACAAGAAGGAAAATACTTCAAACAAAACAGTGATCAGAGCTAGAGTACTTAGGCCCCTCACCATTTTTGAGGAACCGACTAAATTGCAAATCTTTAACACTTGGGGGTAAAAGATTAACTTTCTTCATCAACCTCCACAAGAGAATTAGTGAAATCAAGTACCTAAAATAATTAcaaggaaaatgtttttttattaaataacaatcctttcaagtttcaactagTAGTTGCAAACACTAAACATTTATATTAGCTGCAGAGTTTCGAGATCATAGTACTTACTGAGAAAGGACGTGAGCAATGGCTGCACCACTGACACCCCAGTTGAAGACGAAGATAAATATCGGGTCTAAGACGATATTTGTTAAATCTCCTATAACTGCGGTGCACAGAAAGAACAAAAGGGAAGAGTGAGTTGTGTCCCAAAACTTCAGGTTCGAAGTTGGATATTTATCTCCATAAATAGAACGGTGATCGATTTATCACATTATTTCTCATGCATGTTTAATATGCTTGATTTCACGTTGGTTAGAATGAAATCTGCTGAGCATTAAGGCATCTCTTTTGCAAAAAGAGAATCAATGCTGAAACTAAAAGGAAATGCCTCTCACCAGTGGCATATAAAGGGGTTCTTGTGTCTTTAAAGCCTCGAAAGACCCCTTGCATTGCCAGTGACAAAAGAACTGCAGGAGAACCTAGTGCTCTCAATGTCAAGTACTTCCTTGCAGGGGTTAACATCGCCGAATCCTATCCATAAAAAAGACAGCTGTCAGTTCTCTATTGAGTCAAGGCAGCGGGAATTAGTAGATGCAGAGTAACAAAAATAACACTTCTGTGGAGAATGAGATTGAAACTGAAGGCACTTACAGATTTCACACCCATAATATTCAGGAGAGGTTTTGCCCCAAACACGAGGAATATAGCTTGCACTAGACCAAGAATTCCACCAACAATTAATGCTGTCGACGCTGAGGGGATATTTAGCCTCTCTTTATTTCGTTTGGGATCAACACTTTTGGTATCAGTAAGAGTAGTAGACTTGCTTGTGGTTGCCTTACAATCTGATGAGAAAAACAGCTACATTATTTATGCCGTGATGATATGATAATCGTATTCATGCTGTCTTTTTTTAGCAACTTTTAGAATTCTGAGTTTTTGACACATGTTCTAGGGGGTGATGCTATAACATGGGCAATGGAAAATGatcaaagagaaagagagagttcGTGTACCATCCCCCAGCACtgaatctttcttttcaatgttCTTTTCATTGTTTGTGGCTGAACCTTTTTCCAAGTTCTCGAGCATTTCGTCATCATGCACCGACTCTTTTGCTTTACCACTTTCCGCATCTTTATTCAAGTCCCCAGCCTTTTCTGATTCAACTTTGCCATTTCTTTGAAGAGTTTCTTCCTCAGCTACAAAAGAAGTCGTTATACTAACCAATGGAAATATGGTGACTTTTGAGGCTTGATTGAATATGGCAATAGCAACTCCTACAGCAGCTATTTCCACTGGACCtgtgcaaaataaaaatgaaaatcagcTTCAGTATCAGATCTGGTCCACTTGTTGGTGTGTCACATTCAGCAACAAGATATATAGCTCATTGAGCAGAACTGATTGACAATTTGAACATGATCAGTAGGATATTATTCAACACAACTACCactgtaatttgtttttcctttcattttctttcttttttgataaacAATAGATACTGTAACTGATCGTGGACTAAAAATGTCACTGGATCAGGAGAATTTTCTCGGGGGTTTCCAGGTACATTAAGGCATACTAAAGAGTCATACCACGTTGATTTCATTATGAATGCGCAGTATGATAAAATTTGGAAACATCACCGAGTACCTAAAACAGACACACGTATTTTATTGAACAACTGAAGGGGGATATGCTAAATGCTGTTAAGAGATACATCGTGAAAGTTCTCTGAAGTTCCAGTGTGTCAGAATCTTAATCACATGAGAAATCCATGCAATAGTATGGATTTTAAATTTCCACGATCTTTCAACTTTGTATATGAGGTTCTTAAATGCTATACAGCAAGAATATTAATTGGTTGTTGTCAAAATGCAGCAGTTTCGCAATAGAGGTCTGTAGTTAGCTGAACGAATAATTAGAGGACATGAGAACAAACCTAGACGGCCAATGAAGGCTGTGTCAATCAGGGAGGCAACAGGATCAGCAGCTAAAGCCATTGCTGCAGGCAATGCAATCCTTATGATCTCCGAACCAAGTTCATCTTTTTTGAAAACACGTCTGAAATTGGAACCAACGTTAATTAGCTCATAGATGCATGAAAAGGTTTCTCTTTACCAGTCATACCACCTTAAGTTCCCTCTTAACATATGAACTGGGGAATAAAAATTCTTTGCCTGCTTTAAACTTTAAAAGATCAACACCATCCTAATTAACAAACCGGTCTTCCAAAGCAGAATAAAAACCAGTATATCGCACATTGAAGCCACAGCATTTGCACATGCAGCACAGCTAAAAAACTGCATGGGACTAAATGAAATTATACCTTGCATctctaaaaaaaacagagagtggTATCTTCGGCTTTCTCAGACCAACTGGCTGCAAAGCACCTTCCTCAGACATGATATCAAAACCTTGAGATGTAACTGAATATCACCCTAACTTTGAACCTTTTCTGATCCAGTTAAGCTTATCGGGGTGACAGCAAAAGTATTCAAGTCCTCACAAGCCAAGTTCCTATAACCTGCAAAATGCATAATATACCAGTGGATCATGATCATGACAATACAATAAACCCTGCAAGCAATAATGCTCAAGTTAAAAACCAACCTTGTGTTCTTTTATGATAAGACAATCGATAACTGCAAGAGTGATTTCAGGTAAAGGAAAGCCAATGGTACTTGTGTATAGAATAAGGACTTGGAATTTATGGCTCTCTCAACAATTAACAGTTGAACCTCCCTCAGTTCTCTCTTATATCTCTATATAAAATATGCATGTGCATCAAACATCTGTCAAAGGTCTCCCTAAAAAAATGCCGGCATTAATTTGCAAGCATCAATTCGGATATGGACTAAACCCGATTCAGAATAAGACCCGGGTTATAGATTAAGAGAGCCGAATCggggttaattaattttttttaaaataaaaataatattattttgataaaaaaattacataattgaCAAACAAGTTTTGTTTGCATCAGATTTAGATTGATCAAGTTGCTAGTTCAATCCGAGTTTTTAAACAGATtaaccaagtttttatttttattttttattaaactagaaCAGATTTAAACCTTAAATCAACGGGGTCTTTAAGTTTACCCAGCGGGTCGGTACAAGTATTAAAACAATGGTTTGTGGTCGTCACTGAAAGTAATGCGTGGTCCTTACTTTAGGTTTAGCTGTGCCTCTGCCCCCACGCGCTTGACTGTGTTATTTGCTATAGCGTGAGTGTGTTAATACTGATATTAAGTGTGCtaatttgtgttcttttttcatCTTACCAACCTTAACGCGGTGATGCGGGCACTGTCCTGCCATGTCAGCATACTGTTATCGTTAATCAACGATCAATTTAATAAAGACAGATCATTCTTGGGTTCATTACAGTGATTGGAATTTTAAGGATTCACTGCCCTTTAAAGGAAGTAAAAGGTAATGAAGAAGCAAACCAATGAATTTCTTTCCTCGTTTGACAATTACCAAAAAATGCAATTCCA includes:
- the LOC133679898 gene encoding protein DETOXIFICATION 43-like, with the translated sequence MSEEGALQPVGLRKPKIPLSVFFRDARRVFKKDELGSEIIRIALPAAMALAADPVASLIDTAFIGRLGPVEIAAVGVAIAIFNQASKVTIFPLVSITTSFVAEEETLQRNGKVESEKAGDLNKDAESGKAKESVHDDEMLENLEKGSATNNEKNIEKKDSVLGDDCKATTSKSTTLTDTKSVDPKRNKERLNIPSASTALIVGGILGLVQAIFLVFGAKPLLNIMGVKSDSAMLTPARKYLTLRALGSPAVLLSLAMQGVFRGFKDTRTPLYATVIGDLTNIVLDPIFIFVFNWGVSGAAIAHVLSQYLISLILLWRLMKKVNLLPPSVKDLQFSRFLKNGFLLLARVVAATICVTLAASKAARLGSTTMAAFQICLQVWLTSSLLADGLAVAGQAIIACAFAEKDYQKATTAATRVLQMSFILGLGLAVFVGLGLHFGDVIFSKDPDVLHIIAIGIPFVAATQPINSIAFVFDGVNFGASDFAYSSYSMVLVAMASIPAIFVLSKTGGFVGIWVALTIFMGLRTFAGVWRMGTGTGPWRFLRGRLLT